A DNA window from Agrobacterium vaccinii contains the following coding sequences:
- a CDS encoding BolA family protein: protein MSLRESIENKLKETFLPTRLNVIDESHMHAGHQPDMTGTGETHMRVQIVSESFSGKSRVDRHRAVNAVLKPELDAGLHALALEVAAPGETTRF, encoded by the coding sequence ATGTCCCTACGCGAGAGCATAGAAAACAAGCTGAAAGAGACGTTTTTGCCGACCCGGCTGAACGTCATCGATGAAAGCCACATGCATGCCGGGCATCAGCCCGATATGACCGGCACCGGTGAAACACACATGCGTGTTCAGATAGTGTCGGAAAGTTTTTCCGGCAAGTCACGCGTCGACCGCCACCGAGCCGTCAACGCGGTTTTAAAACCAGAGCTGGATGCGGGCCTGCACGCGCTTGCCCTTGAGGTGGCAGCACCTGGAGAAACCACCCGGTTCTGA
- a CDS encoding J domain-containing protein yields MKLDSKYFDRIRTRRKREREPEVQPPTCQWDGCDKPGAHRAPVGRNAEGQFFMFCFEHVKDYNKGYNYFSGLSDTEIARYQKEAITGHRPTWTVGVNKTASDSPLHSTLRSGAANARIRDPFGFSATGQGRTGGPRYQQSRKLKTLEQKAFDTLGLSVNATPDDIKRSYKDLVKKHHPDANGGDRGSEERFRAVIQAYQLLKQAGFC; encoded by the coding sequence ATGAAACTGGATTCGAAATACTTCGACCGCATTCGCACACGCCGCAAACGGGAAAGGGAGCCTGAAGTTCAGCCCCCCACCTGCCAGTGGGATGGGTGCGACAAGCCGGGCGCCCACCGAGCCCCCGTCGGCCGCAACGCCGAAGGGCAATTCTTCATGTTCTGTTTCGAGCATGTGAAGGATTACAACAAAGGCTATAATTATTTTTCCGGCCTGTCTGACACCGAGATCGCCCGCTATCAGAAGGAAGCGATCACCGGTCATCGCCCCACCTGGACGGTGGGTGTGAATAAGACGGCCAGTGACAGCCCACTGCATTCGACCCTGCGTTCCGGTGCTGCCAATGCGCGCATTCGCGATCCCTTCGGTTTTTCCGCAACGGGGCAGGGGCGCACCGGCGGTCCGCGTTACCAGCAGAGCCGCAAGCTCAAGACGCTGGAGCAAAAAGCATTCGATACGCTCGGTCTTTCTGTGAATGCGACGCCGGATGATATCAAACGCAGCTATAAGGACCTTGTCAAAAAGCACCATCCTGATGCTAATGGTGGTGATCGTGGTTCGGAAGAGCGTTTTCGGGCTGTTATTCAAGCCTACCAATTGTTAAAGCAAGCGGGTTTCTGCTAA